In one Chitinophaga sancti genomic region, the following are encoded:
- a CDS encoding DUF4372 domain-containing protein, whose protein sequence is MIKVSLFSRILAHLPREKFDTLVKQHQSDKYSKGIKSWTHLVSMLFCQIAGAGSVRDISHGLRSITGNMHHPGISGVPCKSSLSNINQHRGYEVFKDYYYVLPDHLISRHSFARNSLKRLKRKIYLIKPNE, encoded by the coding sequence GTGATAAAAGTAAGTCTATTCAGCCGGATATTGGCACATCTTCCGAGAGAAAAATTCGATACATTAGTGAAGCAACATCAGAGCGATAAATACAGCAAAGGAATAAAGAGCTGGACACATCTGGTAAGTATGTTGTTCTGCCAGATCGCCGGGGCAGGATCAGTACGGGATATCAGCCATGGGCTACGAAGTATCACGGGCAATATGCATCATCCTGGGATATCGGGGGTACCGTGCAAATCAAGCCTGTCCAACATCAATCAACACCGGGGATATGAAGTATTCAAGGATTATTATTATGTTTTGCCGGACCATCTGATAAGCCGTCACAGCTTTGCCCGTAATAGCCTTAAACGACTCAAAAGAAAGATCTACCTGATAAAACCAAATGAGTGA